In a single window of the Bacillus clarus genome:
- a CDS encoding aldo/keto reductase — translation MTLTSLNDYTTLHNGVKMPWFGLGVFKVEDGLEVIDSVKAAIKNGYRSIDTAAIYKNEEGVGQAIRESGIPREELFITSKVWNSDQGYESTLQAFETTLEKLGLEYLDLYLVHWPVKEKYTESWKALEKLYKDGRVRAIGVSNFHIHHLQDVLEIAEIKPMVNQVEYHPRLTQEELHAFCKEHSIQLEAWSPLMQGQLLDHPTLQEIATKYNKSTAQVILRWDLQNEVVTIPKSIKEHRIIENANIFDFELSTDDMKAIQALNEKHRVGPDPDNFNF, via the coding sequence ATGACTTTAACAAGTTTAAACGACTATACAACATTACATAATGGCGTGAAAATGCCTTGGTTCGGTTTAGGTGTTTTTAAAGTAGAGGACGGATTAGAAGTAATTGATTCTGTAAAAGCAGCTATTAAAAACGGATACCGCAGCATCGATACAGCTGCAATCTATAAAAATGAAGAAGGCGTTGGTCAAGCAATTCGCGAATCTGGTATTCCTCGTGAAGAATTATTCATCACTTCAAAAGTATGGAATAGCGATCAAGGTTACGAATCAACACTTCAAGCATTTGAAACTACATTAGAGAAATTAGGCCTAGAATATTTAGATTTATATTTAGTTCATTGGCCTGTAAAAGAGAAATATACTGAATCATGGAAAGCGTTAGAAAAACTTTATAAAGATGGCCGTGTTCGCGCTATCGGTGTGAGCAATTTCCATATCCATCATCTACAAGACGTATTAGAAATTGCTGAAATCAAGCCAATGGTTAACCAAGTAGAATATCACCCCCGCTTAACACAAGAAGAACTACATGCTTTCTGTAAAGAGCATAGCATTCAACTAGAAGCTTGGTCACCATTAATGCAAGGGCAACTGCTTGATCACCCAACATTACAAGAAATTGCTACAAAATATAATAAATCAACTGCACAAGTTATTTTACGCTGGGATCTACAAAATGAAGTTGTAACAATTCCTAAATCTATTAAAGAACACCGCATTATTGAAAATGCAAACATCTTCGACTTTGAATTAAGCACTGATGATATGAAAGCAATTCAAGCTTTAAATGAAAAACATCGTGTTGGTCCAGACCCAGACAACTTTAACTTCTAG
- a CDS encoding LPXTG cell wall anchor domain-containing protein: MLKKVSAVTLVSLLALSPVAALAAPEGNNVKQVNVEKVDKETVTQSDNKDAKLNEAEQKKDQNQGNKEVSKEIEKTIKPEEKKEAQEAKPNAEKKLEPVKENKQDQKKENVEQKNTTPVAPLEQATNKPLTPPPVNKEEKIDVSNFSGNVVGKAKWDPKKNHYVLDITATVTSKVTHKANNLYLGVTIPKGLDGDFKEDEGMILEDGSKIIKIQLPDMEPNKAITKNIKIPVIGNVASEKISKDIELYLIDKDEYDPLGKMKGSANIDFSEMNKDIRFEGKVKATTCVPNLKENEFTLDFLLTTQNLTIEDLKGFDVEIDVPKDIKLTIPDHYKQAEIPDYLKDASLQEGLHEGAMNLDIKWNGNTATIPVKAMEAGEGSALYFQIVGETAKDLKDLKVTFTAKRGDQTVKQQVAIEKVENKDCKKQDDKNTVGNNNGDGKGTGNNTPNTKGPDSNQVIDKPNQITPTKVTTTPVKVNDKVSLPKTGASQNDNLLTLMGVVMLAGGALVYKRSRMNVNK, from the coding sequence ATGCTTAAAAAAGTAAGTGCAGTAACTCTTGTATCACTTTTAGCTTTATCTCCTGTTGCAGCGTTAGCCGCACCTGAAGGTAATAATGTGAAGCAAGTGAACGTGGAAAAAGTAGACAAGGAAACTGTAACGCAAAGTGATAATAAGGACGCGAAATTAAACGAAGCAGAACAAAAGAAAGACCAGAATCAAGGAAATAAAGAAGTTTCTAAAGAAATAGAGAAGACTATAAAACCAGAAGAAAAGAAAGAAGCACAAGAAGCAAAACCTAATGCAGAAAAGAAACTGGAACCAGTAAAAGAAAATAAACAAGATCAGAAGAAAGAAAATGTAGAACAAAAAAATACAACACCTGTAGCACCACTAGAACAAGCTACCAATAAACCTTTAACACCACCTCCTGTAAATAAAGAAGAGAAAATAGATGTATCTAATTTTAGTGGAAATGTAGTAGGAAAAGCAAAATGGGACCCGAAGAAAAATCATTATGTATTAGATATAACAGCAACTGTAACAAGCAAAGTGACGCATAAAGCCAATAATCTTTATCTCGGTGTGACTATACCAAAAGGATTGGATGGAGATTTTAAAGAAGATGAAGGAATGATCCTTGAGGATGGATCTAAAATTATTAAGATTCAGTTGCCAGATATGGAACCAAATAAAGCAATTACAAAAAATATTAAGATTCCTGTAATTGGAAATGTAGCGAGTGAAAAAATAAGTAAAGATATTGAATTATATTTAATTGATAAAGATGAATATGATCCCCTTGGTAAAATGAAAGGGAGTGCAAATATTGATTTCTCAGAAATGAATAAAGATATACGTTTTGAAGGGAAAGTGAAGGCCACAACTTGCGTACCGAATTTAAAGGAAAATGAATTTACATTAGACTTTTTATTAACAACTCAAAATTTAACGATTGAAGATTTAAAAGGATTTGATGTGGAAATTGATGTTCCAAAAGATATTAAATTGACAATTCCTGATCATTATAAGCAAGCAGAAATTCCTGATTATTTAAAAGACGCTTCTTTACAAGAAGGGCTTCATGAAGGTGCAATGAATTTAGATATTAAATGGAACGGAAATACAGCAACTATTCCAGTTAAAGCAATGGAAGCGGGAGAAGGGTCTGCATTGTACTTCCAAATTGTTGGTGAAACAGCTAAAGATTTAAAAGATTTAAAAGTTACGTTTACTGCAAAACGTGGAGATCAAACTGTAAAACAACAAGTAGCAATTGAGAAAGTAGAAAATAAAGATTGTAAAAAACAAGATGATAAAAATACAGTAGGAAATAATAATGGTGATGGAAAAGGAACTGGAAACAATACACCTAATACAAAAGGACCAGATTCAAATCAAGTAATTGATAAACCGAATCAAATTACACCAACAAAAGTAACTACAACACCGGTAAAAGTGAATGATAAAGTGTCACTACCAAAAACAGGTGCTTCACAAAATGATAATTTACTTACATTAATGGGTGTTGTCATGCTTGCTGGGGGTGCTCTCGTATATAAGCGCAGTCGTATGAATGTGAATAAATAA
- a CDS encoding lipoprotein, with the protein MKKVLGIAMLGGMLLLAGCNGNKDTKEPKEKVEQSTEQTEEMKVYREVHDKYDVKMNKEVNEAVKLWEEAKGKGGKALSHDKYKEDVQRVTTGMLEDIDHMRKEIRVPKSKEQEQELYVGFLNETEQAMKKLQKLAKEEDSSLIRDIEVHFSTASTYYKRFQAETKK; encoded by the coding sequence ATGAAGAAGGTTTTGGGTATTGCTATGCTCGGAGGTATGCTCCTTCTAGCAGGATGTAATGGAAATAAAGATACGAAAGAACCGAAAGAGAAAGTAGAGCAATCTACCGAACAAACAGAAGAGATGAAAGTATATCGCGAAGTACATGATAAGTACGACGTGAAGATGAACAAAGAAGTTAATGAAGCAGTAAAGTTATGGGAAGAAGCGAAGGGAAAGGGTGGCAAGGCATTAAGCCATGATAAATATAAAGAAGATGTACAGAGAGTAACAACGGGCATGTTAGAAGATATTGATCATATGCGTAAAGAAATTCGTGTTCCGAAATCGAAAGAACAAGAACAGGAATTATATGTTGGCTTCTTAAACGAAACGGAACAAGCAATGAAAAAATTGCAGAAGTTAGCTAAAGAAGAAGATTCATCATTAATTCGTGATATAGAAGTTCATTTTTCAACAGCATCAACATATTACAAACGTTTTCAGGCAGAAACGAAAAAATAA
- a CDS encoding multidrug effflux MFS transporter, whose amino-acid sequence MKVNEVNHEVYKPVKTNRLWMVLVLGTLTAIGPLSIDMYLPSLPKLTDDLQTGASLAQLTLTACLLGLSVGQLFVGSISDIYGRRKPLIIALIIYVASSLLCAVAPSIWSLVLLRFLQGASGSAGIVISRAMVRDMYSGSEMTKFFSLLMLVNGAAPILAPIIGGQLLQFTSWRGVFIVLGAISVCMLVSATFVLRETLPPEERETGGLSGTLATYGKLLKDRLFMGYALSQGLVSAAMFAYISGSPFVLQNIYGASPQEFSLFFAINGIGIIIASQVTGRLAGKVSEKTLFVSGIAIAAVGGLSLLLTIVLGIGLIGVLCSLFLVVSSVGVVSTTGFSLAMRNQKQAAGTASALLGLLQFISGALVAPLVGIGGSNTALPMGIVIAFCEVGAVLCYLFMAKRSEKQFGLQKKSNIEM is encoded by the coding sequence ATGAAAGTGAATGAAGTTAATCACGAAGTATATAAACCTGTAAAAACAAACAGGTTATGGATGGTTCTTGTATTAGGGACACTTACGGCAATTGGGCCATTATCCATTGATATGTATTTGCCTTCTTTACCGAAATTAACGGATGATTTACAAACTGGTGCTTCTCTTGCGCAGCTTACTTTAACAGCATGTCTGCTTGGGCTTTCAGTGGGACAATTATTTGTCGGTTCAATTAGTGATATTTATGGAAGGCGTAAACCTCTTATTATCGCTCTTATTATTTATGTTGCATCTTCTTTACTTTGTGCCGTTGCGCCATCTATTTGGAGTTTAGTTCTTTTACGTTTCTTACAAGGCGCTTCAGGCTCAGCTGGTATTGTTATATCACGTGCAATGGTACGAGATATGTATTCAGGTTCTGAAATGACGAAGTTTTTCTCGCTACTTATGCTAGTAAACGGTGCAGCACCTATTTTAGCACCGATTATTGGAGGACAATTGTTGCAGTTTACATCGTGGCGAGGAGTCTTTATCGTTCTTGGAGCGATAAGTGTATGTATGTTAGTGTCAGCTACTTTTGTATTACGTGAAACATTACCTCCTGAAGAAAGAGAAACAGGTGGTTTATCAGGAACGTTAGCGACATACGGAAAGTTGCTGAAAGATCGTCTGTTTATGGGGTATGCCTTATCTCAAGGTTTAGTATCTGCAGCGATGTTCGCTTATATTTCAGGCTCACCATTTGTTTTGCAAAATATATATGGTGCATCACCGCAAGAGTTTAGCTTATTCTTTGCGATTAACGGTATAGGTATTATCATTGCTAGCCAAGTTACTGGCCGTTTAGCAGGGAAAGTTAGTGAGAAGACATTATTTGTTTCCGGTATCGCTATTGCGGCTGTTGGAGGTCTATCTTTGCTACTTACGATTGTATTAGGGATAGGATTAATTGGTGTTTTATGTTCGTTATTCCTTGTTGTTTCAAGTGTAGGGGTTGTATCAACAACTGGATTCTCATTAGCGATGAGAAATCAAAAACAAGCTGCTGGAACAGCATCAGCTTTACTGGGTTTATTACAGTTTATCTCAGGAGCACTTGTTGCACCTTTAGTAGGTATTGGTGGAAGCAATACAGCATTGCCTATGGGGATTGTTATTGCGTTTTGTGAAGTGGGAGCAGTGTTATGCTATCTGTTTATGGCAAAGCGAAGTGAAAAGCAGTTTGGGCTGCAAAAAAAATCAAATATAGAAATGTAG
- a CDS encoding TetR/AcrR family transcriptional regulator, whose product MARSKTADKIVQAAIELVKEKGYKAATTKEIAMRAGVNEVTIFRNFKSKKGVIEAAVAEFSYVPHLKQFLQTEIVWELETDLKNLARHYHKFLNEVKDIISIGIREAGEFPELDEEISKIPKGLREELMIYFAKMQEKGKIIDTNIEAQVMNFIWINFGYFLSKLRFANRLIEVDDEKFIENNIVLYARALRP is encoded by the coding sequence ATGGCACGCTCAAAGACAGCAGATAAAATTGTTCAAGCAGCGATTGAATTAGTAAAAGAAAAAGGTTATAAAGCAGCTACGACGAAGGAAATTGCAATGCGTGCTGGCGTCAATGAAGTAACGATATTTCGCAATTTCAAAAGCAAAAAGGGCGTTATTGAAGCGGCTGTTGCTGAATTTTCATATGTACCGCATTTAAAGCAATTTTTGCAAACAGAAATTGTATGGGAATTAGAAACGGATTTGAAGAACTTAGCACGGCATTACCATAAATTTTTAAATGAAGTAAAAGATATTATTTCTATCGGTATACGTGAGGCAGGAGAATTTCCTGAATTAGATGAAGAAATTTCTAAAATACCAAAAGGGTTAAGAGAAGAATTAATGATTTATTTTGCAAAGATGCAGGAAAAAGGAAAAATTATCGATACAAATATTGAAGCACAAGTAATGAATTTTATATGGATTAATTTTGGCTATTTCCTATCTAAATTACGTTTTGCAAATCGACTTATAGAAGTTGATGATGAGAAATTTATTGAGAATAATATTGTTTTATATGCTAGGGCATTAAGACCCTAG
- a CDS encoding DUF3951 domain-containing protein, with product MDPLLLATIGLPLTIVILVIIGFYKLFIKKKNISSFYTPFDNITGQTISEFHEEQKVFVCKDEDGDGKKKK from the coding sequence ATGGATCCCTTACTTTTGGCTACTATAGGATTGCCCTTAACAATCGTAATACTCGTTATCATAGGCTTCTATAAACTCTTCATTAAAAAGAAAAATATCTCTTCTTTTTATACACCATTTGACAATATTACCGGACAAACTATTTCTGAGTTTCATGAGGAACAAAAAGTATTCGTATGCAAGGATGAAGATGGAGATGGTAAGAAGAAAAAATAA
- a CDS encoding YusW family protein has translation MRILLSVLLALMLVPALTGCKAPAKEDTTSNKKTTEEAKNEAPADLKLNFNEFNLKADYQDTKKDYEADYKNVAADKKMEAKIEDHKADVKLTGDEAITKLSPLLQDLKFDKNTTDQEVIDQVINVFKLDKDYQKFDLEVVFSDGTKKEYKKEIK, from the coding sequence ATGAGAATTTTACTTTCAGTTTTATTAGCTCTTATGCTAGTACCTGCATTAACAGGGTGTAAAGCGCCTGCAAAAGAAGATACAACTTCTAATAAGAAAACGACAGAAGAAGCAAAAAATGAAGCACCTGCAGACTTAAAACTAAACTTTAATGAATTCAATTTAAAAGCAGACTATCAAGATACGAAGAAAGATTACGAAGCCGATTATAAAAACGTAGCAGCTGATAAGAAAATGGAAGCGAAAATTGAAGATCATAAAGCAGATGTGAAATTAACAGGTGACGAAGCTATTACAAAATTAAGCCCACTTCTACAAGATTTAAAATTTGATAAAAATACGACAGATCAAGAAGTAATCGACCAAGTAATAAACGTATTCAAACTGGACAAAGATTATCAAAAATTCGATTTAGAAGTAGTCTTCTCTGACGGAACGAAGAAAGAATATAAGAAAGAAATTAAATAA
- a CDS encoding peptide ABC transporter substrate-binding protein: protein MKKKFVPGIASVIGASILLTGCGSYKNEASGANAKDEAPSKQVLNLSSPTEIRTMDTARATDTDSGQVMRNVFEGLYNLGEGNKPVSGVAKSHEVSADKTKYTFHLRDSKWSNGTPVTAKDFVFAWQRAVDPATASEYAFLFFDIKNAKKVNSKELPADQLGVKAIDDHTFEVELERPVPYFISLTAFPTFLPINEEFFKSQGDKYALEDNKILYNGAFTLSDWKHEQSFKFKKNLNYWDKDNVKLEEINFNVVKEKSTEVNLFESKQLDRIKLTSDFVDKYKKDANFKERPNVGVQFIRMNQQNKVLQNVSARQAIDNMIDQKAFVNTLLNDGSTPAYSLVPKNFAKGPDGKDFRSANGNLTKTDTKYAQELWKKAKQELGSEKITLELLTSDADLDKKTGEFLKGQLEKNLDGLTVNIKPQPRKQQVSLLLKGEYEIGIDGWSPDFADPITFLELFTTNNPYNLDHYSNKEFDSIIEKVKTDLAGDEKARWEALLTSEKILFKDSVISPLYQKGESYLERSYVKGIVQVDFAGQLNFKWAKIEK from the coding sequence ATGAAAAAGAAATTTGTACCCGGTATCGCGTCAGTTATAGGAGCAAGTATTTTATTAACTGGTTGCGGTAGTTATAAAAACGAAGCTAGCGGAGCAAATGCGAAAGATGAGGCACCTAGTAAACAAGTTTTAAACTTATCTTCACCTACTGAAATACGAACAATGGATACTGCTCGTGCTACAGATACTGATTCTGGTCAAGTAATGAGAAATGTATTTGAAGGCTTGTATAATCTCGGTGAAGGTAACAAACCTGTTTCAGGCGTTGCAAAGTCTCATGAAGTAAGTGCGGATAAAACAAAATATACATTCCATTTACGAGATTCAAAATGGTCAAACGGTACACCTGTTACAGCGAAAGACTTTGTCTTCGCTTGGCAACGTGCCGTTGATCCAGCAACAGCCTCTGAATATGCATTTTTATTCTTTGATATAAAAAATGCGAAAAAGGTTAATAGTAAAGAGTTACCAGCCGATCAACTTGGTGTAAAAGCAATTGACGATCATACATTTGAAGTGGAATTAGAACGTCCAGTCCCTTATTTTATTAGTTTAACGGCGTTCCCTACATTTCTACCAATCAATGAAGAATTTTTCAAATCACAAGGCGACAAATACGCTTTAGAAGATAATAAAATTCTTTACAATGGCGCCTTTACATTAAGCGATTGGAAACATGAACAAAGCTTTAAATTTAAGAAAAACCTTAACTATTGGGATAAAGATAATGTCAAACTTGAAGAAATCAATTTTAACGTTGTGAAAGAAAAATCAACAGAAGTAAATTTATTCGAATCAAAACAATTAGATCGTATCAAACTAACATCTGACTTCGTTGATAAATATAAAAAAGACGCAAACTTTAAAGAGCGTCCAAACGTAGGGGTACAATTTATACGTATGAACCAACAAAATAAAGTGCTCCAAAATGTTTCTGCACGCCAAGCAATTGATAACATGATTGACCAAAAAGCCTTTGTAAATACGTTATTGAATGATGGTTCTACACCAGCTTACAGTCTCGTTCCGAAAAACTTTGCTAAAGGACCAGACGGCAAAGACTTCCGCTCTGCAAACGGAAATTTAACAAAAACAGATACGAAATATGCACAAGAATTATGGAAAAAAGCGAAACAAGAACTTGGTTCTGAGAAAATAACATTAGAATTACTAACAAGTGATGCTGATCTCGATAAGAAAACAGGGGAATTTTTAAAAGGGCAACTAGAAAAGAACTTAGATGGTTTAACAGTAAATATAAAACCACAACCACGTAAACAGCAAGTTTCGTTATTATTAAAAGGGGAATATGAAATTGGAATTGACGGTTGGAGCCCTGACTTCGCTGACCCAATTACATTCCTTGAACTTTTCACAACAAATAACCCTTATAACTTAGATCATTATTCTAATAAAGAGTTTGATAGCATCATCGAGAAAGTAAAAACTGATTTAGCTGGCGATGAAAAGGCACGCTGGGAAGCTCTACTCACATCAGAAAAAATATTATTTAAAGACTCTGTTATCTCTCCACTATATCAAAAAGGAGAATCTTATTTAGAACGTTCTTACGTAAAAGGCATCGTTCAAGTAGACTTTGCAGGTCAATTAAACTTTAAATGGGCAAAAATCGAAAAATAA
- the proC gene encoding pyrroline-5-carboxylate reductase: protein MPNKHRILFIGAGRMAEAIFAGLLKTSKEYIKEIIVSNRSNVEKLNQLQKQYDISITTDWKQHIKSVDTIVLAMPPAAHEQLLANLSPLLTDQFVVTVAAGIGPSYLEERLPQGTPVSWIMPNTAAGIGKSISLYTMGQAVHASHKKTLQLLLKGIGTSQHCAEEEVHQLTAVTGSAPAFLYHFAEGLIEATKSYGIDEATAKHLVIQMIAGSAAMLQQNQDPAMLREQVTTPGGSTAEGLKVLYENNFSEVIQQAVEATNKKARGN, encoded by the coding sequence ATGCCTAATAAACATCGAATTTTATTTATTGGTGCCGGCCGTATGGCAGAAGCGATATTTGCCGGATTACTTAAAACAAGTAAAGAATACATCAAAGAAATTATTGTTTCCAATCGAAGCAACGTAGAAAAACTGAATCAATTACAAAAGCAATATGATATATCCATTACAACGGATTGGAAACAACACATTAAATCTGTAGATACAATTGTTTTAGCAATGCCACCTGCTGCACATGAACAGTTATTAGCTAATTTATCTCCCCTTCTAACTGATCAATTTGTCGTGACAGTTGCTGCTGGAATCGGACCATCTTACCTAGAAGAAAGACTCCCTCAAGGAACACCTGTTTCCTGGATTATGCCAAATACAGCTGCTGGCATTGGAAAATCCATCTCTTTATATACGATGGGACAAGCAGTACATGCATCGCATAAAAAAACATTACAACTTCTTTTAAAAGGCATCGGCACCTCGCAGCATTGTGCTGAAGAGGAAGTTCATCAACTTACTGCAGTTACTGGTAGTGCACCTGCTTTTCTCTATCACTTTGCTGAAGGTTTAATTGAAGCAACGAAAAGCTATGGAATTGATGAGGCAACAGCAAAACATCTTGTCATTCAAATGATTGCTGGCTCTGCCGCTATGCTCCAGCAAAATCAAGATCCAGCTATGCTCCGTGAACAAGTAACAACACCAGGGGGTTCAACAGCTGAAGGTTTAAAAGTTCTATATGAGAATAATTTTTCAGAAGTCATTCAACAAGCAGTTGAAGCAACAAATAAAAAAGCTAGGGGGAATTAA
- a CDS encoding DUF3981 domain-containing protein → MKFLILAILTLFFIPWTRSGTGLRTLDKEGTEKIVKRKKLSILVIPFLFWIGVAIYEYFWLIDDRIDSILTHYSVAVAILIGLVLFSQNKIGKLEGMLKGALMLVLLASYGYFGYLHDIVISQKKYDSVVKVEKDISETFTENDQPFTVPPKTAENKMKKVFGDIPKVAYFELGELTPQMVNGEALYVAPIEVSGFFKARKAETIPGYVTMSGTNPDAEAKLHLGYKMKYVPSMFFGNKLERVVRKAEPNLIFKGKPKFEVDDKGKPYYTMTYGEFISGRSGFEVQGVVVVDAQTGDVKRYDKEKAPKFVDGVLNHETASTLNTYFGKYIHGFWNTKFSQSDMKIPTEWGTKEGVTPIFGKDGRLYYFTDFTSPKEGVDSALGYSLVDARTGKLYYYNGKEVKGIMDGSAATEVVDNSFKREKWHGTMPVIYNVYGKPSWIVPVIDDGGLVRAHTVIYASNAKMFATGSTQKEALENYKNVLTGSGDSFRPTSNGKEAQKEGTVQRVYKEKSGENTIVYVLLENEQKVFMIPVKKFPYAMFTEVGDPIQITYLDTGETMSSVSKFINGNLKK, encoded by the coding sequence ATTATCTATTTTAGTTATTCCATTTTTATTTTGGATTGGCGTTGCGATCTATGAATACTTTTGGTTAATTGATGATCGGATAGATTCAATTCTTACTCATTATTCTGTCGCAGTAGCAATTTTAATTGGGCTCGTTTTATTTTCACAAAATAAGATTGGAAAATTAGAAGGCATGCTAAAAGGAGCATTGATGCTTGTTTTGCTTGCAAGTTACGGCTATTTTGGTTATTTACATGATATAGTAATCTCGCAAAAGAAATATGATTCTGTTGTTAAGGTAGAAAAAGATATTTCGGAAACATTTACTGAGAATGATCAACCGTTTACAGTTCCTCCGAAAACAGCAGAAAATAAGATGAAGAAAGTGTTTGGTGACATTCCAAAAGTAGCTTATTTTGAGCTAGGAGAATTAACACCACAAATGGTAAATGGGGAAGCCTTATATGTAGCTCCAATTGAAGTATCTGGATTTTTTAAAGCGCGTAAAGCGGAGACAATTCCAGGTTACGTAACGATGTCAGGTACAAATCCGGATGCGGAAGCAAAATTACATCTTGGATATAAAATGAAGTATGTGCCAAGTATGTTTTTCGGGAATAAATTAGAGCGAGTTGTTCGAAAAGCGGAACCTAATTTAATTTTTAAAGGGAAGCCGAAATTTGAGGTCGATGATAAAGGGAAACCATATTATACAATGACATATGGTGAATTTATTTCTGGAAGATCGGGATTTGAAGTACAAGGTGTTGTTGTCGTGGACGCACAAACAGGTGATGTGAAACGATATGATAAAGAGAAAGCGCCTAAGTTCGTGGATGGTGTACTAAATCATGAAACAGCATCTACATTAAATACGTATTTTGGAAAGTATATTCACGGATTTTGGAATACGAAATTCTCACAAAGTGATATGAAAATCCCGACTGAATGGGGAACGAAAGAGGGTGTTACACCGATCTTCGGTAAGGATGGAAGATTGTATTATTTTACAGATTTCACCTCTCCGAAAGAAGGTGTGGACTCTGCTTTAGGCTATTCATTAGTGGATGCACGTACAGGGAAGTTGTATTACTATAACGGAAAAGAAGTAAAAGGAATTATGGATGGTTCGGCTGCTACAGAAGTAGTGGATAATTCCTTTAAAAGAGAGAAGTGGCACGGAACAATGCCAGTTATTTATAATGTATATGGTAAACCATCTTGGATTGTACCTGTTATTGATGATGGAGGCTTAGTACGTGCCCATACAGTTATTTATGCTTCTAATGCAAAAATGTTTGCGACAGGTTCGACGCAAAAAGAAGCACTTGAGAACTATAAAAACGTGCTAACGGGAAGTGGAGATTCATTCAGGCCAACTTCAAATGGGAAAGAGGCACAAAAAGAAGGTACTGTACAACGTGTATATAAAGAAAAATCAGGTGAAAATACGATTGTGTACGTGCTGTTAGAAAATGAACAAAAAGTATTTATGATACCTGTGAAAAAATTCCCATATGCAATGTTTACAGAAGTAGGAGACCCAATTCAAATCACGTATTTAGACACAGGGGAAACGATGTCTTCTGTATCTAAATTTATAAATGGTAACTTGAAAAAGTAA
- a CDS encoding YhgE/Pip domain-containing protein, whose translation MNALKQFLKLPGTYVGMIVALSFQVIFFCIWLTAYDGVNERFDQMCIAIVNEDANMGSKIAEGLQKNLPFQVKKEKSMEKAKEEMNNHVYDMIIEIPTSFSKDISERGKPDLNFHINQANAMIAKQMMEGAAKQIRDNVNKEIAGYKQQAVAGKLQAMGPGNVEAIKGLAEDSVGFTVHKVNNAKGFSVNMVPLMIVLASFVGAMIMSMELSKVAKEVGGGWSSFLSRQVINGTVSVLLACITIGLMKVFKIELQESVLNIWMFQTIVFFAFLSLTQMFITAFGNAGMLFNIISLSLQLVSSGVIVPHEMLSKTYQTIGELFPATYAANGYYTIIFGGVSLEKNIISLLLIVLVTQLVAVIAICIKGIVRSSVVKEA comes from the coding sequence ATGAACGCGTTAAAACAATTTTTAAAACTACCGGGTACGTATGTAGGGATGATAGTAGCATTATCATTCCAGGTTATTTTCTTTTGTATATGGTTAACGGCTTACGATGGAGTGAATGAAAGATTCGATCAAATGTGTATTGCAATTGTAAATGAGGATGCAAACATGGGAAGTAAAATAGCGGAAGGTCTACAGAAAAATTTACCGTTTCAAGTGAAAAAAGAAAAGTCTATGGAAAAAGCAAAAGAGGAAATGAATAATCATGTATACGATATGATTATAGAAATCCCTACTTCTTTTTCAAAAGATATAAGTGAAAGGGGAAAACCGGATTTAAACTTCCACATTAATCAAGCGAACGCTATGATAGCAAAGCAGATGATGGAAGGAGCTGCGAAACAAATTCGTGACAATGTAAATAAAGAGATAGCAGGTTATAAGCAGCAAGCGGTTGCTGGGAAGTTACAAGCTATGGGACCAGGGAATGTAGAAGCGATAAAAGGCTTAGCAGAAGATTCTGTTGGATTTACAGTTCATAAAGTAAATAACGCAAAAGGATTTTCTGTTAATATGGTACCGCTTATGATTGTGTTAGCTTCATTTGTTGGAGCGATGATTATGAGTATGGAATTATCGAAAGTGGCAAAAGAAGTGGGGGGTGGCTGGAGTAGTTTCTTGTCACGGCAAGTAATTAACGGTACAGTATCAGTCTTACTTGCATGCATTACAATCGGTTTAATGAAAGTGTTCAAAATTGAATTGCAAGAATCAGTATTGAATATATGGATGTTTCAAACGATTGTTTTTTTCGCTTTCCTTTCATTAACGCAAATGTTTATTACCGCTTTTGGAAATGCAGGTATGCTTTTCAACATTATCTCACTTTCTTTACAACTTGTAAGTTCGGGTGTAATTGTGCCACATGAGATGCTTTCTAAAACATATCAAACAATCGGTGAATTATTTCCCGCAACATACGCGGCAAATGGTTATTATACAATAATATTTGGTGGAGTTAGTTTAGAGAAAAATATTATTTCATTATTACTTATTGTTCTAGTTACACAATTGGTAGCGGTAATCGCTATATGTATAAAAGGAATAGTAAGAAGTTCTGTAGTTAAAGAAGCGTAG